The proteins below come from a single Shinella zoogloeoides genomic window:
- a CDS encoding alpha/beta fold hydrolase codes for MIVSEYTIPGMHIRDHVVTVPLDWTQPAGRTIEIFAREVVDPVRKDETLPLICFLQGGPGGKSPRPTRGGPPWLHKALKTHRVILPDQRGTGRSTPVDAATIAGFDGEAGADYLACLRADSIVDDLEHLRKAVFGGVRWQTLGQSYGGFLTFTYLSRAPEGLSACYIAGGMPSLDPSADAVYRHTYPRVRAKNEAFYKRYPDDRALVARIADFIDAHDVLLPDGDRLSVRRFQSLGMDFGMGPGFENIHWLLDEAFAGDRLSDQFLASLMHATAYHGNPLFAAIHEAIYGEDEGATGWSAERLLGEFPEFDAKARPLLFTGEMIYPSMFEEIALLRPFRAAAEALARRPRHSRLYDKARLAANAVPVSAVIYHDDMYVDAGLSLETARAVGNLDFWITNEFEHDGIRQSGAVFERLVELVAEKGGPLKADG; via the coding sequence ATGATCGTTTCCGAATACACCATTCCCGGCATGCATATCCGCGACCATGTCGTCACCGTGCCGCTCGACTGGACACAGCCGGCCGGCCGCACCATCGAGATCTTCGCCCGCGAGGTGGTCGATCCCGTACGCAAGGACGAGACGCTGCCGCTCATCTGCTTCCTGCAGGGCGGACCGGGCGGAAAATCGCCACGGCCGACGCGCGGCGGCCCGCCCTGGCTGCACAAGGCGCTGAAAACGCACCGGGTCATCCTGCCCGACCAGCGCGGAACCGGCCGCTCCACGCCGGTCGACGCGGCGACGATCGCCGGCTTCGACGGGGAGGCGGGCGCGGATTACCTCGCGTGCTTGCGTGCCGATTCCATCGTCGACGACCTAGAGCACCTGCGCAAGGCCGTCTTCGGCGGGGTGCGCTGGCAGACGCTTGGCCAGAGCTATGGCGGTTTCCTGACGTTCACCTATCTCAGCCGCGCGCCCGAGGGGCTTTCGGCATGCTACATCGCCGGCGGCATGCCGAGCCTCGATCCCTCGGCCGACGCGGTCTACCGACATACCTATCCCCGTGTGCGGGCCAAGAACGAGGCGTTCTACAAGCGTTATCCTGACGATCGTGCGCTGGTCGCCCGCATTGCCGATTTCATCGATGCCCACGACGTGCTGCTGCCCGATGGCGACCGCCTGTCGGTCCGCCGTTTCCAGAGCCTCGGCATGGATTTCGGCATGGGGCCGGGCTTCGAGAACATTCACTGGCTGCTCGACGAGGCTTTTGCCGGCGACCGGCTGTCCGACCAGTTCCTCGCCTCCCTCATGCATGCGACCGCCTATCACGGTAATCCGCTGTTTGCCGCCATCCACGAAGCGATCTACGGCGAAGACGAAGGCGCAACGGGCTGGTCGGCGGAGCGGCTGCTCGGCGAATTCCCCGAATTCGACGCCAAGGCGCGCCCGCTGCTCTTCACCGGCGAGATGATTTATCCCTCGATGTTCGAGGAGATCGCGCTGTTGCGGCCGTTCCGCGCCGCCGCGGAGGCGCTCGCCCGCCGCCCACGCCACAGCCGGCTCTACGACAAGGCCCGGCTTGCCGCCAATGCGGTCCCCGTCTCGGCGGTGATCTACCATGACGACATGTATGTCGATGCCGGGCTTTCGCTTGAAACGGCGCGAGCGGTCGGCAATCTGGATTTCTGGATCACCAACGAGTTCGAGCATGACGGCATTCGCCAGTCCGGCGCTGTCTTCGAGCGACTTGTCGAACTGGTCGCCGAAAAGGGCGGGCCGCTGAAGGCGGACGGCTAG
- a CDS encoding ABC transporter permease, producing the protein MTFDIGDGVDSAVNYILDNFAPLLDMIAAAIGAVTNGIQAALLATPMPLGLAILVLLSLWRVGFGFAAFTAVSLWLVDHMGLWSAMMETLSLVLASTLVAMVTGLPLGIAMARSDRVAAVVRPVLDLMQTMPAFVYLIPAAMFFGLGAVPGTIATVIFSMPPVVRLTNLGIRQVHAEFIEAGNAFGCTAAQLLFKVQLPNALPSIMAGINQTIMLSLSMVVIASMIGAGGIGNTVLTGIQRLDVGTGFEGGIAVVILAVILDRITQSLGKERAGLWRSLFHRQAQQPVASTATA; encoded by the coding sequence ATGACTTTCGATATCGGTGACGGCGTCGATAGCGCCGTCAACTACATCCTCGACAATTTCGCCCCGCTGCTCGACATGATCGCGGCCGCGATCGGCGCGGTGACCAACGGCATCCAGGCAGCACTGCTGGCGACGCCGATGCCCCTCGGCCTTGCGATCCTCGTTCTGCTTTCACTCTGGCGCGTCGGGTTCGGCTTTGCCGCGTTCACCGCCGTCTCGCTCTGGCTCGTCGATCATATGGGCCTGTGGTCCGCGATGATGGAGACGCTGTCCCTGGTGCTCGCCTCCACGCTGGTCGCCATGGTGACCGGCCTGCCGCTCGGCATCGCCATGGCGCGCAGCGACAGGGTCGCGGCGGTCGTGCGGCCGGTGCTCGATCTCATGCAGACCATGCCCGCCTTCGTCTACCTGATCCCCGCCGCGATGTTCTTCGGCCTCGGCGCCGTGCCCGGCACCATCGCGACCGTCATCTTCTCGATGCCGCCCGTCGTGCGCCTCACCAATCTCGGCATCCGCCAGGTGCATGCGGAATTCATCGAGGCCGGCAACGCCTTCGGCTGCACCGCCGCGCAACTGCTCTTCAAGGTGCAGCTTCCCAACGCCCTGCCCTCCATCATGGCCGGCATCAACCAGACGATCATGCTCTCGCTGTCGATGGTGGTGATCGCCTCGATGATCGGCGCGGGCGGCATCGGCAACACGGTGCTGACCGGCATCCAGCGGCTCGATGTCGGCACCGGCTTCGAGGGCGGCATCGCCGTCGTCATTCTCGCGGTGATCCTCGACCGGATCACCCAGAGCCTGGGAAAGGAACGCGCCGGTCTCTGGCGCAGCCTTTTCCACCGTCAGGCGCAACAGCCGGTGGCCTCCACCGCGACAGCCTGA
- the proV gene encoding glycine betaine/L-proline ABC transporter ATP-binding protein ProV, giving the protein MAFATESELSANDRPVKISIKNVFKVFGERPEKALELLRAGRTKADIHAATGCTIGVNDATFDIRAGEIFVIMGLSGSGKSTMLRLINRLIDPTSGSIEIEGRDVATMPRNELIALRRRDISMVFQSFALLPNRTVLDNAAFGLEVAGVGEAERKQRARAALRAVGLEGYDDSRTDQLSGGMKQRVGLARALAGEPTVLLMDEAFSALDPLIRTEMQDELVRLQAEHSRTIVFVSHDLDEAMRIGDRICIMQNGAVVQVGTPDEIVLKPANDYVRSFFRNVDVSQVFRAGDVARKTQVTIIERQGVSAAAALERMEHYDRDVAIILGRDKTYHGMVSRNSLIETTRDGASDPYRRAFLPDIEPIPASESLSNVLGKVAASAVPVPVVDEANRYLGSISKSALLETLDRTA; this is encoded by the coding sequence ATGGCATTTGCAACTGAGAGCGAACTCTCGGCAAACGACCGACCGGTCAAGATCAGCATCAAGAACGTTTTCAAGGTCTTCGGCGAACGGCCGGAGAAGGCCCTCGAACTTCTGAGGGCCGGCAGGACCAAGGCCGATATCCACGCGGCGACGGGCTGCACCATCGGCGTCAACGACGCCACCTTCGACATCCGCGCCGGCGAAATCTTCGTCATCATGGGGCTTTCCGGCTCCGGCAAGTCCACCATGCTGCGCCTCATCAACCGGCTGATCGACCCCACGTCCGGGTCGATCGAGATCGAAGGACGCGACGTCGCGACAATGCCGCGCAACGAGCTGATCGCGCTGCGCCGCCGCGACATCAGCATGGTCTTCCAGTCCTTCGCGCTCCTGCCCAATCGCACCGTCCTCGACAATGCCGCCTTCGGGCTCGAAGTCGCCGGCGTCGGTGAGGCCGAGCGCAAGCAGCGCGCCCGCGCCGCGCTCCGGGCCGTCGGGCTGGAGGGCTACGACGACAGCCGCACCGATCAGCTTTCCGGCGGCATGAAACAACGGGTCGGGCTTGCCCGGGCGCTCGCCGGCGAGCCGACCGTGCTCTTGATGGACGAGGCCTTTTCCGCGCTCGATCCGCTCATCCGCACGGAGATGCAGGACGAACTGGTGCGCCTCCAGGCCGAGCACAGCCGCACCATCGTCTTCGTCAGCCACGACCTCGACGAGGCCATGCGCATCGGTGACCGCATCTGCATCATGCAGAACGGCGCGGTGGTACAGGTCGGCACCCCCGACGAGATCGTGCTGAAGCCCGCCAACGACTACGTGCGTTCCTTCTTCCGCAATGTCGACGTCTCGCAGGTTTTCCGCGCCGGCGATGTCGCCCGCAAGACGCAGGTGACGATCATCGAGCGCCAGGGCGTTTCCGCCGCCGCGGCGCTGGAACGCATGGAACACTACGACCGGGACGTCGCCATCATCCTCGGCCGCGACAAGACCTACCACGGCATGGTCAGCCGCAATTCGCTGATCGAAACCACGCGTGACGGCGCAAGCGATCCCTACAGGCGGGCCTTCCTACCGGACATCGAGCCTATTCCCGCGTCGGAAAGCCTGTCCAACGTGCTCGGGAAAGTCGCCGCAAGCGCCGTTCCGGTGCCCGTTGTCGACGAAGCCAACCGCTATCTCGGCTCCATCAGCAAGTCGGCGCTTCTCGAAACGCTCGATCGCACCGCCTGA
- a CDS encoding glycine betaine ABC transporter substrate-binding protein, which yields MFKTLVTIGLAAGITAGTLSAAFAQDKAPVKIGWAAWSDAEFVTKLAAKLIKDELGQEVELVQTDVAPLYQGVSRGDLDAMMMAWLPETHADYFAKVKDKVTTLGTVYDGAKLGWVVPKYIPEEAISSIDDLKKDDVKDKLKGSIEGIDPGAGLTRLSEKAVKDYGLDAYKLQISSEAGMLTTVDRAIRKEDWFVATSWSPHWMFGKYELRYIDDPKGSLGKAEHVDVIARKDFEKDNPEVAGFLSRMKLPIGDLEAAMFAAQETTYEKAVDKYIADHPDQIKAWLAKEDG from the coding sequence ATGTTCAAGACCCTCGTTACGATCGGCCTCGCGGCCGGGATCACCGCCGGTACGCTCAGTGCCGCGTTTGCGCAGGACAAGGCGCCGGTGAAGATCGGCTGGGCGGCCTGGTCCGATGCCGAATTCGTCACCAAGCTCGCCGCCAAGCTCATCAAGGACGAGCTTGGCCAGGAGGTTGAGCTGGTCCAGACCGACGTCGCGCCGCTCTACCAGGGCGTTTCCCGCGGCGATCTCGATGCCATGATGATGGCCTGGCTGCCGGAAACCCATGCCGACTATTTCGCCAAGGTGAAGGACAAGGTGACGACGCTTGGCACCGTCTATGACGGCGCCAAGCTCGGCTGGGTCGTGCCCAAATATATCCCCGAGGAGGCGATCTCCTCCATCGATGACCTCAAGAAGGATGACGTGAAGGACAAGCTGAAGGGAAGCATCGAGGGCATCGACCCCGGCGCCGGGCTCACGCGCCTTTCCGAAAAGGCCGTCAAGGACTACGGGCTCGACGCCTACAAGCTGCAGATCTCCAGCGAGGCCGGCATGCTGACGACCGTCGACCGGGCGATCCGCAAGGAAGACTGGTTCGTCGCCACTTCCTGGAGCCCGCACTGGATGTTCGGCAAATACGAGCTTCGCTACATCGACGACCCGAAGGGATCGCTCGGCAAGGCCGAACATGTCGACGTGATCGCCCGCAAGGATTTCGAGAAGGACAATCCTGAAGTCGCCGGCTTCCTGTCGCGCATGAAGCTGCCGATCGGCGATCTCGAGGCCGCGATGTTCGCGGCGCAGGAGACCACCTACGAGAAGGCCGTCGACAAGTACATCGCGGACCATCCGGACCAGATCAAGGCCTGGCTCGCCAAGGAAGACGGCTGA
- a CDS encoding ABC transporter permease — protein sequence MIRFLTRRVAFGAGVLLVLSAFVFFLFFVAPGDPARMIAGDKATESQLAQIRKNLGVDKPIFVQYGAFMGKALSGDLGFSYRNQQPVAPIVLRRIPVTLSLVLGGAVLWLSIGVPIGIMSARHAGSLRDRLGQAFILVGLSFPTFVLGMMSLYLLYFLPKQAGFTLFPAGGYKALTSNPALWAWHLALPWTTLALTMAAVYARLTRGQMLEVMGEDYIRTARAKGLSERRVVWKHGLRAALTPLVTQLGADIAMLLGGVIIIEQVYGLQGVGALAVQAVANQDRPIIIGVVLLGGLFIVIANIVVDLFYVLLDPRVR from the coding sequence ATGATCCGGTTCCTTACCCGCCGCGTCGCCTTCGGCGCGGGCGTCCTGCTCGTCCTCTCGGCCTTCGTCTTCTTCCTGTTCTTCGTTGCGCCCGGCGATCCGGCCCGCATGATCGCCGGCGACAAGGCGACGGAAAGCCAGCTCGCACAGATCCGCAAGAACCTCGGTGTCGACAAGCCGATCTTCGTCCAGTACGGCGCCTTCATGGGCAAGGCGCTCTCCGGCGATCTCGGCTTCTCCTACCGCAACCAGCAGCCCGTCGCGCCGATCGTCCTGCGGCGCATTCCGGTGACGCTCTCGCTGGTGCTCGGCGGCGCGGTGCTGTGGCTTTCCATCGGTGTGCCGATCGGCATCATGTCGGCGCGCCATGCCGGCAGCCTGCGGGACCGGCTGGGGCAGGCCTTCATCCTGGTCGGCCTCAGCTTCCCGACCTTCGTGCTCGGCATGATGTCGCTGTACCTCCTCTATTTCCTGCCGAAACAGGCGGGGTTCACCCTGTTCCCGGCCGGCGGCTACAAGGCGCTGACGAGCAACCCCGCGCTATGGGCCTGGCATTTGGCGCTGCCGTGGACGACGCTGGCTCTGACCATGGCCGCCGTCTACGCGCGCCTCACCCGGGGCCAGATGCTGGAGGTGATGGGCGAGGACTATATTCGCACCGCCCGCGCCAAGGGGCTTTCCGAGCGCCGCGTCGTGTGGAAACATGGCCTCCGCGCGGCGCTGACGCCGCTCGTCACGCAACTCGGCGCGGATATCGCCATGCTGCTCGGCGGCGTCATCATCATCGAGCAGGTCTATGGCCTTCAGGGTGTCGGGGCGCTCGCCGTGCAGGCGGTGGCCAACCAGGACCGGCCGATCATCATCGGCGTGGTGCTGCTCGGCGGGCTGTTCATCGTGATCGCCAACATCGTCGTCGACCTTTTCTATGTGCTGCTCGACCCGCGGGTACGTTGA
- a CDS encoding aminopeptidase P family protein, whose amino-acid sequence MTKNDRAPVLAALRGWLGAAGLDGLIVPRTDAHQSEVTAPRDDCLHYLSGFTGSAGLALVLEDNALLFVDGRYQVQVRQEVDPALFEVRHLHDDPLDRWLKTHARPGWRIGIDSMLVAGSLYDRLAAGCSAAGAELVPLDTDPFDAVWRERPARPLGAIRAMPPEVAGETVLQKRARIAEGLRERGADLLVETLPDNIAWLLNVRGSDVPMNPVPHSFLLLGSDNRVEWFVDRRKLGNDLDAYELDDVTLLPPDRFLDRLAATAVERTALVDADFAPQAVRAAILAAGGRLAAQTSPITLAKAAKTPAELRGYRDCHLEDGIAVTDFLAWLAAEVPARRGRAAALTELEAEERLLAFRKERTGFIEPSFRTISAAGANAAMCHYAARPETNAAIDTAAPYLVDSGGQYLNGTTDLTRTLMIGAPSPRMRKAYTAVLKGFVSLMSVRFPSGTQGHQLDAFARRALWEVGLDYDHGTGHGVGHNLLVHEYPHRFDRKPNLHGLVPGNIMTVEPGYYEEGAFGMRIENQVEVVADGAGFCRFSSLTLAPIDLAMADLDALSPEEAAFLDHYHARVRASLMERVRPQTKAFLLSQTRLVAEQRTDRRPA is encoded by the coding sequence ATGACGAAGAACGACCGTGCGCCGGTGCTGGCGGCGCTGCGCGGCTGGCTGGGTGCGGCCGGGTTGGACGGGCTTATCGTGCCGCGCACCGATGCCCACCAGAGCGAGGTCACGGCGCCACGGGACGATTGCCTGCACTATCTCAGCGGCTTTACCGGCTCGGCGGGCCTTGCGCTCGTGCTAGAGGACAATGCGCTGCTCTTCGTGGACGGCCGCTATCAGGTTCAGGTGCGGCAGGAGGTCGATCCCGCGCTCTTCGAGGTCCGCCACCTGCACGACGATCCGCTCGACCGCTGGCTGAAGACCCATGCCCGGCCGGGCTGGCGCATCGGCATCGATTCCATGCTCGTCGCCGGCAGCCTCTATGACCGGCTCGCGGCCGGCTGCTCGGCGGCGGGGGCGGAACTGGTGCCGCTCGATACCGATCCCTTCGATGCCGTGTGGCGCGAGCGGCCGGCCCGCCCGCTCGGCGCGATCCGCGCGATGCCGCCGGAGGTTGCCGGCGAAACGGTTCTACAGAAGCGTGCGCGTATCGCCGAAGGCCTGCGCGAGCGGGGGGCCGACCTTCTGGTGGAAACGCTGCCTGATAACATTGCCTGGCTGCTGAACGTGCGCGGTTCCGACGTTCCGATGAATCCGGTACCGCATTCTTTCCTCCTGCTCGGTTCGGACAACCGCGTCGAATGGTTCGTGGACCGCCGCAAGCTCGGCAACGACCTCGATGCCTATGAACTGGACGATGTGACGCTCTTGCCGCCGGATCGCTTTCTCGACCGGCTGGCGGCGACGGCGGTGGAAAGGACCGCGCTGGTCGATGCGGATTTCGCACCGCAGGCGGTCCGCGCGGCCATCCTCGCCGCGGGCGGCAGGCTCGCGGCGCAGACGAGCCCGATCACCCTCGCCAAGGCGGCAAAGACACCGGCCGAATTGCGGGGATATCGCGACTGCCATCTGGAGGACGGGATCGCCGTCACCGATTTCCTCGCCTGGCTGGCGGCCGAAGTTCCTGCACGACGGGGCAGGGCGGCGGCTCTGACCGAGCTTGAGGCCGAGGAACGGCTGCTTGCCTTCCGCAAGGAGCGGACCGGGTTCATCGAGCCCAGTTTCCGCACGATTTCCGCCGCCGGCGCCAATGCGGCCATGTGTCATTATGCGGCCCGGCCGGAGACCAATGCCGCGATCGATACGGCCGCGCCCTATCTGGTGGATTCCGGCGGGCAATATCTGAACGGCACCACCGACCTGACACGGACGCTGATGATCGGCGCCCCGAGCCCCAGGATGCGCAAGGCCTATACGGCGGTGCTGAAGGGGTTCGTGTCGCTGATGTCGGTGCGCTTCCCGTCCGGCACGCAAGGCCATCAGCTCGATGCCTTCGCGCGCCGGGCGCTGTGGGAGGTGGGCCTCGACTACGACCATGGCACCGGCCACGGGGTCGGCCATAACCTGCTCGTGCACGAATATCCGCACCGCTTCGACCGGAAACCGAACCTTCACGGCCTGGTGCCCGGCAACATCATGACGGTGGAGCCCGGCTACTATGAGGAAGGCGCGTTCGGGATGCGCATCGAAAACCAGGTGGAGGTTGTCGCCGACGGCGCCGGCTTCTGCCGTTTTTCGTCGCTGACGCTGGCGCCGATCGACCTTGCGATGGCCGATCTCGATGCGCTCAGCCCCGAGGAGGCGGCTTTTCTCGATCACTATCATGCCCGCGTGCGCGCAAGTCTCATGGAGCGGGTCCGCCCGCAAACGAAGGCTTTTTTGCTGTCCCAGACCCGTCTGGTGGCAGAGCAGCGCACGGATCGTCGTCCGGCATGA
- a CDS encoding ABC transporter permease produces MSESVAKEPLAESEIVQRGSFELTLRRLRRDKASMMAFTVILAIILLAVGAPLVAAMTGHSPIEQFRDTGLSPAGIPVGPGAEFWLGTDQLGRDVLVRLAYGAQVSLLVGVFASLIASFIAVVIGTTAGYFGGTVDLVLSRVTDLVMSVPFLLCALALVSAFGPSLTLSVAVIVFFSWAPMARVIRGQVISLRRQDFVQASRSLGAGPLSIMVVDILPNLAVPIIVYTTMQIPNSIVFEATLSFLGMGIVPPTPSWGGMLADASSNSLYLVAWWLVFVPGTALLMTTLAFNILGDGLRDALDPKSARTARHLKRRPKGAAKR; encoded by the coding sequence ATGAGCGAAAGCGTGGCGAAAGAACCGCTTGCGGAAAGCGAAATCGTCCAGCGCGGCTCCTTCGAGCTGACGCTGCGGCGGCTGAGGCGCGACAAGGCGAGCATGATGGCCTTCACCGTCATCCTTGCAATCATTCTCCTTGCCGTCGGCGCGCCGCTGGTCGCCGCGATGACCGGTCATTCGCCGATCGAGCAGTTCCGCGATACCGGTCTTTCGCCGGCGGGCATTCCCGTCGGGCCGGGAGCGGAATTCTGGCTCGGCACGGACCAGCTCGGCCGCGACGTGCTGGTGCGCCTTGCCTACGGCGCGCAGGTCTCGCTGCTCGTCGGGGTCTTCGCCTCGCTGATCGCCTCGTTCATCGCGGTCGTCATCGGCACGACGGCCGGCTATTTCGGCGGCACGGTCGATCTCGTCCTCAGCCGCGTCACCGACCTCGTGATGAGCGTGCCGTTCCTGCTGTGCGCGCTCGCGCTGGTTTCCGCCTTCGGGCCGAGCCTTACCCTCAGCGTCGCCGTCATCGTGTTCTTCAGCTGGGCGCCCATGGCGCGCGTCATCCGCGGTCAGGTGATCTCGCTCCGTCGGCAGGATTTCGTGCAGGCCAGCCGCTCGCTCGGCGCGGGGCCGCTGTCGATCATGGTCGTCGACATCCTGCCCAACCTCGCGGTGCCCATCATCGTCTACACCACGATGCAGATCCCCAATTCCATCGTCTTCGAGGCGACGCTCTCCTTCCTCGGCATGGGCATCGTGCCGCCGACGCCGAGCTGGGGTGGAATGCTGGCCGACGCCTCGTCCAACTCGCTCTATCTCGTCGCCTGGTGGCTGGTCTTCGTGCCCGGCACGGCGCTGCTCATGACGACGCTGGCCTTCAACATCCTGGGCGACGGCCTGCGCGATGCGCTCGATCCGAAGAGCGCGCGGACCGCCCGCCACCTGAAGCGCCGGCCGAAGGGAGCCGCAAAGCGATGA
- a CDS encoding helix-turn-helix domain-containing protein, translated as MYNDATFASRTAVDTAYDTMGGRISLARDAVGLSVEEISAIAGVTVETWTNWENDRSEPRANRLDMLARILQVSIAWLLDGQGKGPAEAQ; from the coding sequence ATGTACAACGACGCCACTTTCGCCTCTCGGACCGCAGTCGATACGGCCTACGACACGATGGGCGGACGCATCTCGCTGGCGCGCGACGCGGTCGGCCTCTCCGTCGAGGAGATTTCCGCCATTGCCGGCGTGACGGTCGAGACCTGGACCAACTGGGAAAACGACCGGTCGGAGCCCCGCGCCAACCGTCTCGACATGCTGGCCCGCATCCTGCAGGTCAGCATCGCATGGCTGCTCGACGGGCAGGGCAAGGGACCGGCGGAGGCGCAGTAG
- a CDS encoding dipeptide ABC transporter ATP-binding protein, translating to MTILEAKGLTVDIPTEDGVVHAVCNVSFSVRPGSLFGIAGESGSGKSVLTQAVTGLLANAEIGGEVLFEGRNLVGLPQEEMRRLRGGRIGMIFQDPLSSLHPFYTIGAQIAEMVHAHEKVSAAEARARVIDMLGKVGIPSPADRFDDYPHQFSGGMRQRVMIAMALILKPALVIADEPTTALDVTVQAQIVSLLDAMRRDFGTTVILITHDLGLLSSVADDVMVMYAGHRLEYGRAADVFRRPAHPYTAGLLRSTPASYRPGTELAPISGRPPSLLATPAGCVFAPRCAEALPRCSNEPPPLRLYSDGVESLCWLEEGAGKARPAAKAVAAPVQAVAAEPVAEIEDVRLTYQIGSFFGPKRSLDVLKGIDLTIGRGETVGLVGESGCGKSTLARIVAGLTPATSGRVRVLGRDMGALDARQWREMRQQVQLVFQDPFGSLNPRRRVGAIIGDPFRLHGIASGEARRAKVRELMEIVGLNPEHYNRFPSEFSGGQRQRIGIARALALNPGLIICDEPVSALDVSIQAQVLNLLRRLQRELGLTYLFISHDLSVVRHVCDRIAVMQGGRIVELETAERLFAAPQHPYTKTLLAASKTIPVFEEKERRSLVETRLQVAS from the coding sequence GTGACCATTCTCGAAGCCAAGGGTCTTACCGTAGACATCCCGACCGAGGACGGGGTGGTGCATGCGGTGTGCAACGTCTCGTTTTCCGTCCGGCCAGGCTCGTTGTTCGGCATCGCCGGGGAATCCGGCTCCGGCAAGAGCGTGCTCACGCAGGCCGTGACGGGGCTGCTCGCCAATGCGGAAATCGGCGGCGAGGTGCTCTTCGAGGGGCGAAACCTGGTCGGCCTGCCGCAGGAGGAGATGCGCCGGCTGCGGGGCGGGCGCATCGGCATGATCTTCCAGGACCCGCTCTCCAGCCTGCATCCGTTCTACACGATCGGCGCGCAGATCGCCGAGATGGTGCACGCACATGAGAAGGTGAGCGCGGCCGAGGCGCGGGCGCGGGTGATCGACATGCTCGGCAAGGTCGGCATCCCGTCGCCGGCCGACCGGTTCGACGACTATCCTCATCAATTCTCCGGCGGCATGCGTCAGCGCGTGATGATCGCCATGGCGCTCATCCTGAAGCCGGCGCTCGTCATCGCCGATGAGCCGACGACGGCGCTCGACGTGACGGTGCAGGCGCAGATCGTATCGCTGCTTGATGCGATGCGGCGGGATTTCGGCACGACGGTCATCCTCATCACCCACGATCTGGGGCTGCTGTCGAGCGTCGCCGACGACGTCATGGTGATGTATGCCGGCCATCGGCTGGAATACGGGCGCGCCGCCGACGTGTTTCGCCGGCCGGCCCATCCTTACACCGCGGGCCTCCTGCGCTCCACGCCTGCGAGCTACCGGCCGGGCACGGAGCTCGCCCCGATAAGCGGCCGGCCGCCGAGCCTGCTCGCAACGCCCGCTGGCTGCGTTTTCGCGCCGCGCTGCGCCGAGGCGCTGCCGCGCTGTTCGAACGAGCCGCCGCCGCTGCGCCTCTATAGCGACGGAGTGGAATCCCTCTGTTGGCTGGAGGAGGGGGCCGGAAAGGCAAGGCCTGCGGCCAAAGCGGTTGCTGCCCCTGTGCAGGCGGTTGCCGCCGAACCGGTCGCGGAAATCGAGGATGTGCGCCTGACCTATCAGATCGGCAGCTTCTTCGGTCCAAAGCGGTCGCTCGACGTGCTCAAAGGCATAGACCTGACCATCGGGCGGGGCGAGACCGTGGGCCTTGTCGGCGAGAGCGGCTGCGGGAAATCGACGCTCGCCCGCATCGTCGCGGGCCTCACGCCGGCGACGTCCGGCCGCGTCCGGGTGCTCGGCCGCGACATGGGCGCGCTCGACGCCCGGCAATGGCGGGAGATGCGCCAGCAGGTCCAGCTCGTGTTCCAGGATCCGTTCGGCTCGCTGAACCCGCGTCGGCGCGTGGGCGCCATCATCGGCGATCCCTTCCGCCTGCATGGCATCGCCTCCGGCGAGGCGCGCCGGGCCAAGGTGCGCGAGCTGATGGAGATCGTCGGGCTCAACCCCGAGCACTATAACCGCTTCCCCTCGGAATTCTCCGGTGGCCAGCGCCAGCGGATCGGCATCGCGCGGGCCCTGGCGCTGAATCCGGGACTGATCATCTGCGACGAGCCGGTCTCGGCGCTGGACGTGTCGATCCAGGCGCAGGTGCTGAACCTGCTGCGCCGCCTTCAGCGTGAACTGGGCCTGACCTATCTTTTCATCTCCCACGACCTCTCGGTCGTGCGCCATGTGTGTGATCGCATCGCCGTCATGCAGGGCGGCAGGATCGTCGAGCTGGAGACCGCCGAGCGATTGTTCGCCGCCCCGCAGCACCCCTATACGAAGACGCTGCTGGCGGCGTCCAAGACGATCCCTGTCTTCGAGGAGAAGGAACGGCGCTCACTGGTCGAAACGCGGCTGCAGGTGGCATCATGA